In Lolium rigidum isolate FL_2022 unplaced genomic scaffold, APGP_CSIRO_Lrig_0.1 contig_5254_1, whole genome shotgun sequence, the following are encoded in one genomic region:
- the LOC124681702 gene encoding putative germin-like protein 9-2 has product MASLNIYSLVLLVVVTVALAPMAAVAGDPDILTDFVPPPALGGPVNITGDYFTFTGFRATVPAPSAPTAFAISKASMAEFPALNGQSVSYARLTFPAGTVNPTHTHPRASELLLVIDGALSVGFIDTTGKLYTKDLIAGDMFVFPKGLVHYQSNQGPNLAVALSGFGSASAGTVSVPVTVFGTGIDDVVLAKSFKTDVATVQKLKAALTPPKKN; this is encoded by the coding sequence ATGGCGTCCCTGAACATCTACTCCTTGGTGTTGCTGGTGGTGGTTACAGTGGCCTTGGCGCCAATGGCAGCCGTGGCCGGCGACCCGGACATCCTGACCGACTTTGTCCCCCCTCCAGCGCTCGGCGGGCCAGTAAACATCACCGGTGACTACTTCACTTTCACCGGTTTCCGGGCAACCGTGCCAGCGCCGTCGGCGCCGACAGCCTTTGCGATCTCCAAGGCCTCCATGGCGGAGTTCCCAGCGCTCAACGGACAGAGTGTGTCGTACGCCAGGCTCACATTCCCCGCGGGCACCGTGAACCCGACCCACACCCACCCGCGTGCCTCCGagctgctccttgtcatcgacggtGCGCTCTCTGTCGGCTTCATTGACACCACCGGCAAGCTCTACACCAAGGACCTCATTGCCGGTGACATGTTTGTCTTCCCCAAGGGCCTCGTGCACTACCAGTCCAACCAGGGACCCAACCTCGCCGTCGCGCTGTCAGGATTTGGGAGCGCCTCCGCCGGCACTGTGTCCGTGCCGGTCACCGTGTTTGGCACTGGAATTGACGACGTCGTGCTCGCCAAGTCATTCAAGACCGATGTGGCCACCGTGCAGAAACTCAAGGCAGCCCTCACACCGCCAAAGAAGAATTGA